The Lycium barbarum isolate Lr01 chromosome 12, ASM1917538v2, whole genome shotgun sequence genome includes a region encoding these proteins:
- the LOC132622132 gene encoding transcription factor PRE1-like, with product MSSRRSRQSSTGSSRISDDQIIELVSKLQQLLPEIRNRRSSKASASKVLQETCNYIRNLNRQVDDLSDRLSQLLSTIDADSPEAAIIRSLLM from the exons ATGTCAAGCAGAAGGTCTAGGCAGTCATCAACAGGGTCCTCGAGGATTTCAGATGATCAGATTATTGAACTCGTTTCCAAATTGCAGCAACTTCTTCCTGAGATTCGAAACCGTCGCTCCAGCAag GCATCCGCATCAAAGGTGCTTCAAGAAACTTGTAACTACATAAGAAATTTGAATAGACAAGTGGATGATCTTAGTGATCGACTTTCTCAGTTACTCTCCACTATTGACGCTGATAGTCCAGAAGCTGCAATCATCCGGAGTTTATTAATGTAG
- the LOC132622335 gene encoding uncharacterized protein At3g28850-like yields the protein MGCATSKPKVCHKCRAPCSPVRRSYSMHDDNYHMVALTSSTLGSLKLDPLNQSQSIKDDNRSSFGDFDEVKSCKEEFAMGLIEAKTWSEMINEKIPKVVPKTPIRTPPGEPETINTWELMEGLEDSSPLKPVHHVRSFSFHVSTNPVNSQYDLPTPRVKDHIEGSPKPLWEEIAENDNNNAPSVIPQVRSGEDEVVSDRPSAQIAENETNSNSNDSSIVSEFEPEVISTFRKALEDLPPANPFHLKPLITENQQATDKEDSLEIKDVKKVTEYKVSKDKLVVYFTSLRGVRKTYEDCCHVRVILKGLGVKIDERDVSMHSGFKEELKELLGNEYSGGGLPRIFLGKKYIGGADKIRQMNEDGKLEKFVENCERKEDGGVIGGCNCEACGDIRFVPCETCSGSCKIYYEAEYEEDEEEEEEFDEDEYGFQRCPDCNENGLIRCPICCD from the coding sequence ATGGGTTGTGCAACTTCAAAGCCAAAAGTATGTCACAAATGTCGGGCACCCTGTTCACCGGTTCGCCGGAGCTACTCAATGCACGACGATAATTACCATATGGTGGCTCTCACTTCATCCACGTTAGGATCTTTAAAGCTTGATCCACTCAACCAAAGTCAATCTATCAAAGATGATAATAGATCTTCTTTTGGGGACTTTGATGAAGTGAAGAGTTGCAAAGAAGAGTTTGCTATGGGTTTAATCGAGGCTAAAACCTGGTCTGAAATGATCAATGAGAAAATCCCTAAAGTAGTTCCAAAAACCCCCATTAGAACTCCACCTGGTGAACCAGAAACTATCAATACTTGGGAATTAATGGAAGGTCTTGAAGATTCTAGTCCTCTTAAACCTGTTCATCATGTTCGTAGTTTTTCCTTCCATGTTTCAACAAATCCAGTTAATTCTCAATATGATCTACCTACTCCTAGAGTTAAAGATCACATTGAAGGTTCCCCAAAGCCATTGTGGGAGGAAATAGCTGAAAATGATAACAACAACgcacccagtgtaatcccacaagtgaggtctggAGAGGAcgaggttgtttctgatagaccctcggctcagatAGCTGAAAATGAAACGAACTCAAATTCAAACGATTCTTCTATCGTGTCTGAATTTGAACCTGAAGTGATTTCTACATTCAGAAAAGCATTAGAAGATCTCCCGCCAGCAAATCCATTTCACCTTAAACCGTTAATAACTGAAAACCAGCAGGCTACCGACAAGGAAGATTCATTGGAGATAAAGGATGTGAAGAAAGTAACAGAGTACAAGGTCAGCAAAGATAAACTTGTCGTTTATTTCACAAGCCTAAGAGGTGTGAGGAAAACATACGAGGATTGTTGTCACGTTCGAGTGATTTTAAAGGGACTAGGTGTGAAAATCGACGAGAGAGATGTATCGATGCATTCGGGGTTCAAGGAAGAGTTGAAAGAATTACTAGGAAATGAATACAGTGGAGGGGGATTGCCTAGGATATTTTTGGGGAAAAAATACATTGGTGGAGCTGATAAAATACGGCAAATGAACGAAGATGGGAAACTTGAGAAATTTGTAGAAAATTGTGAGAGAAAAGAGGATGGTGGTGTTATTGGTGGTTGTAATTGTGAAGCCTGTGGAGATATTAGATTTGTACCTTGTGAGACGTGTTCGGGGAGTTGTAAAATTTATTATGAAGCAGAGTAcgaagaagacgaagaagaagaagaagaatttgatGAAGATGAATATGGCTTCCAACGATGTCCAGATTGCAATGAGAATGGGCTTATTCGATGTCCAATTTGTTGTGATTAA